One window of Corynebacterium sp. P3-F1 genomic DNA carries:
- a CDS encoding glutamine synthetase family protein, whose amino-acid sequence MNSQQENVLRDVEERDIRFIRLWFTDLFGELKTVMMSPAELETAFAEGVGFDGSSIEGFSRVSESDTLLLPDPSTYQPLPFDVEDGLQTARMFCDISMPDGNPLYADPRQVLRRQLNKAADAGFECVASPEIEFYVLKGDEPKPVDDGGYFDQAKQNQAPRFRRQAVSALEYMGIVTEFSHHEGSPGQQEIDLRHTDALTMADNVIAFRYVVKTVAENNGVLATFMPKPFREHNGSAMHTHFSLFEGEDNAFHDPDDEYSLSKTARQFIAGVIEHAGEISAVTNQWVNSYKRLQFGSEAPTAATWGVSNRSAMVRVPTYRLHKSVSRRVEVRTIDSAANPYLAYAAIFAAGLHGIEEGMELGEPAVDDVFSLTRRERRAMGYKDLPGSLDEALRVLEKSEFMAEVLGEQVFEFFLRSKWDEWHAYEDQITPWELANNLNL is encoded by the coding sequence ATGAACAGCCAACAAGAAAACGTTCTGCGCGATGTCGAGGAGCGGGACATCCGCTTCATCCGCCTCTGGTTCACGGACCTGTTCGGGGAGCTGAAAACAGTGATGATGTCCCCGGCGGAGCTGGAGACAGCCTTCGCCGAGGGCGTGGGTTTCGACGGCTCCTCCATCGAGGGGTTCTCCCGCGTGTCCGAATCCGACACGCTGCTGCTGCCGGACCCGTCGACGTACCAGCCGCTGCCGTTCGACGTGGAGGACGGGTTGCAGACGGCGCGGATGTTCTGCGATATCTCGATGCCGGACGGCAACCCGCTGTACGCGGATCCGCGCCAGGTGCTCCGCCGCCAGCTGAACAAGGCGGCGGACGCGGGCTTCGAGTGCGTGGCTAGCCCCGAGATCGAGTTCTACGTGCTCAAAGGTGATGAGCCGAAACCTGTAGATGACGGCGGGTACTTCGACCAAGCCAAGCAGAACCAGGCGCCGCGCTTTCGCCGGCAGGCGGTCTCCGCCCTGGAGTACATGGGCATTGTCACGGAGTTCTCGCACCACGAGGGTTCGCCGGGGCAGCAGGAGATCGACCTGCGCCACACGGACGCGTTGACCATGGCGGACAACGTCATTGCGTTCCGCTACGTGGTCAAGACGGTCGCGGAAAATAACGGTGTGTTGGCCACCTTCATGCCCAAGCCTTTCCGTGAGCACAACGGTTCGGCGATGCACACGCACTTTTCCCTGTTCGAGGGGGAGGACAATGCCTTCCACGACCCGGATGACGAGTATTCGCTGTCCAAGACAGCGCGTCAGTTCATCGCCGGGGTGATCGAGCATGCGGGGGAGATCTCCGCGGTGACGAACCAGTGGGTGAATTCGTATAAGCGCCTCCAGTTCGGCTCGGAGGCGCCGACGGCGGCGACGTGGGGTGTGTCCAACCGGTCCGCCATGGTGCGTGTGCCCACGTACCGCCTGCACAAGTCGGTGTCGCGCCGCGTGGAGGTGCGCACGATCGATTCTGCGGCGAACCCCTACCTGGCGTATGCCGCTATTTTCGCGGCAGGGCTGCACGGCATCGAAGAAGGCATGGAGCTCGGCGAACCCGCGGTCGACGACGTCTTCTCACTCACCCGCCGGGAGCGCCGCGCAATGGGGTACAAGGACTTGCCGGGCTCGCTCGACGAGGCGCTGCGTGTGCTGGAGAAGTCCGAGTTCATGGCCGAGGTGCTCGGCGAGCAAGTCTTCGAATTCTTCCTGCGCTCCAAGTGGGACGAGTGGCACGCCTACGAGGACCAGATCACCCCGTGGGAATTGGCCAACAACTTGAACCTGTAG
- a CDS encoding RNB domain-containing ribonuclease: MKLYAAPLDFRAIADEYDVPTDFPPELHLEAANARDRYADQRRDARDVEFVTIDPAGSMDLDQAVAIEANGAGYRVFYAIADVAAFIEPGSGLHEESLNRGQTIYLPDGPARLHPEELSEGSASLLPDTDKPAVLWTFELDSVGELTSANVERAVVRSVARLDYDGVQADMDAGRLHPSIALLPEVGELRAASSLRRHAINLRVPSVHVVELDDGRFELFIEPRQKMMDYNSEISLLTGMAAGNMMEEAGVGILRTLRPAGDEAEATFRCEARALGFDLPDGEDIGEFLQSVDPDTPRGMAVMREAQKLLRGAGYVSLANDEPEVHAGIGGYYSHVTAPLRRLVDRYATEVCLALCAGTEIPSWVHEDIPRVIKTMGRTSQLANTVDRACLKLTEATVLQPWVGQNFTGMVLRTDEEYDTARVFIADPPVLAQCAGHPEEATEVVMSLVRADVEKREVLFAWPAD, encoded by the coding sequence ATGAAGCTCTACGCCGCACCGCTTGATTTCCGCGCGATCGCCGATGAGTACGACGTGCCCACGGATTTCCCGCCCGAGCTGCACTTGGAGGCGGCGAACGCCCGCGATAGGTACGCCGACCAGCGGCGGGACGCGCGCGACGTCGAGTTTGTCACCATCGACCCCGCCGGTTCGATGGACCTGGACCAGGCGGTCGCGATCGAAGCTAACGGCGCCGGGTACCGGGTCTTCTACGCGATCGCGGATGTCGCGGCGTTCATCGAGCCGGGATCGGGACTGCACGAAGAGTCGCTGAACCGCGGCCAGACGATCTACCTGCCGGATGGACCGGCGCGGTTGCACCCGGAGGAGCTGTCGGAAGGCTCGGCGTCGCTTCTGCCGGATACGGACAAACCCGCTGTCTTGTGGACCTTTGAGCTCGACTCCGTAGGCGAATTGACCAGCGCCAACGTGGAGCGTGCGGTGGTGCGCTCCGTCGCGCGGCTCGATTACGACGGCGTGCAGGCCGACATGGACGCGGGTCGCCTGCACCCGTCGATCGCGCTGCTGCCTGAGGTGGGGGAGCTGCGCGCGGCGTCGTCGTTACGCCGGCACGCGATCAACTTGCGCGTTCCGTCGGTGCACGTCGTCGAGCTTGACGACGGCCGCTTTGAACTCTTCATCGAGCCCCGCCAGAAGATGATGGACTACAACTCTGAGATCTCCCTGCTGACCGGGATGGCGGCGGGGAACATGATGGAGGAGGCCGGCGTGGGGATCCTGCGCACTCTGCGCCCAGCAGGTGACGAGGCTGAGGCGACCTTCCGGTGCGAGGCCCGCGCGCTGGGCTTCGATCTGCCCGACGGCGAGGACATCGGAGAATTCCTACAGTCGGTGGATCCCGACACCCCGCGCGGGATGGCCGTCATGCGCGAGGCGCAGAAGCTGCTGCGCGGGGCTGGCTATGTATCGCTGGCAAACGACGAGCCAGAGGTGCACGCCGGTATCGGCGGCTACTACTCGCACGTCACCGCGCCGCTGCGCCGGCTTGTGGACCGCTACGCCACGGAGGTGTGCCTGGCGTTGTGCGCCGGCACGGAGATCCCCAGCTGGGTCCACGAGGACATCCCGCGCGTGATCAAGACTATGGGGCGCACGTCCCAGCTTGCCAACACCGTTGACCGGGCCTGCCTCAAACTCACCGAGGCCACCGTCCTGCAGCCGTGGGTGGGGCAGAACTTCACCGGGATGGTCCTGCGCACCGACGAAGAGTACGACACCGCACGCGTCTTCATCGCCGACCCGCCGGTTCTGGCGCAGTGCGCCGGCCACCCTGAGGAAGCGACTGAAGTGGTGATGTCGCTGGTGCGGGCGGACGTGGAGAAGCGCGAAGTGCTCTTCGCGTGGCCTGCGGACTAG
- the thrC gene encoding threonine synthase, giving the protein MDYISTRDASAAPFKFTDILLSGLAPDGGLYVPVAYPRITDERLTQWRGVLADGGYPALAAEVVKLFVSDIPPAKIEELTANAYRTPVFADEEIVPVTKLEDGLFLAHLSEGPTAAFKDMAMQLLGELFEFELARREETLNILGATSGDTGSSAEYAMRGRDNINVFMLTPAGRMTPFQQAQMFGLDEPNIFNIALDGVFDDCQDVVKEVNSDAAFKSKHHIGAVNSINWARLLAQTVYYISTYIKVTESNDEQVSFSVPTGNFGDICAGHIVKQMGLPVDKLIVATNENDVLHEFFTTGQYRPRSAAETQATSSPSMDISRASNFERFIFDVIERDARETAELFGVKAKESGFELEDHIMEEIRTRYGFLSGTSTHADRVSTIKSTHSDHNVLIDPHTADGVFVARGLADQVNTPIVVLETALPVKFSETIVEAIGQEPEVPERFAHIMDADRHVVDMPNDAEAVKQFIAEQAEQAEKAE; this is encoded by the coding sequence GTGGATTACATCTCAACGCGCGATGCGTCAGCCGCCCCGTTCAAGTTCACCGACATCCTGCTGTCCGGGCTCGCACCGGACGGAGGTTTGTACGTGCCTGTGGCCTACCCCCGGATCACGGACGAACGCCTGACGCAATGGCGTGGTGTGCTCGCGGACGGCGGTTACCCGGCGTTGGCCGCCGAAGTGGTCAAGCTGTTTGTGAGCGACATCCCGCCCGCGAAGATTGAGGAGCTGACCGCCAACGCGTACCGCACGCCGGTCTTCGCGGACGAAGAGATCGTCCCGGTTACCAAACTCGAGGATGGCCTTTTCCTCGCGCACCTGTCGGAGGGGCCGACCGCAGCGTTCAAGGACATGGCAATGCAGCTGCTCGGCGAGCTCTTCGAGTTCGAGCTGGCCCGCCGCGAAGAGACGCTGAATATTCTCGGCGCAACGTCGGGCGACACCGGCTCCTCCGCCGAGTACGCCATGCGCGGCCGCGACAACATCAACGTGTTCATGCTCACGCCCGCCGGTCGCATGACTCCGTTCCAGCAGGCCCAGATGTTCGGTCTGGACGAGCCGAATATCTTCAACATCGCGCTCGACGGCGTTTTCGACGACTGCCAGGACGTGGTCAAAGAGGTCAACTCGGACGCCGCCTTCAAATCGAAGCACCACATCGGCGCGGTCAACTCGATCAACTGGGCGCGCCTGCTTGCGCAGACCGTGTACTACATCTCCACCTACATCAAGGTGACGGAGAGCAACGACGAGCAGGTTTCTTTCTCCGTGCCCACCGGCAATTTCGGGGATATCTGCGCCGGACACATCGTCAAGCAGATGGGTCTGCCCGTGGACAAACTGATCGTGGCCACGAATGAGAACGACGTGCTCCACGAGTTCTTCACCACCGGGCAGTACCGCCCGCGTTCCGCGGCGGAGACGCAGGCCACCTCCTCGCCGTCGATGGATATTTCCCGCGCGTCGAACTTCGAGCGCTTCATCTTCGACGTCATCGAGCGCGACGCACGCGAGACGGCCGAGCTCTTCGGGGTCAAGGCGAAAGAAAGCGGCTTCGAGCTCGAGGATCACATCATGGAGGAGATCCGCACCCGCTATGGGTTCCTTTCGGGCACCTCGACACACGCCGACCGCGTATCGACGATCAAGAGCACTCACTCCGACCACAACGTCCTGATCGACCCCCACACTGCCGACGGCGTCTTCGTCGCACGGGGTCTGGCCGATCAGGTGAATACCCCGATCGTGGTGCTGGAGACTGCGCTGCCGGTGAAATTCTCCGAAACCATCGTCGAGGCCATCGGCCAGGAGCCGGAGGTGCCGGAGCGTTTCGCCCACATCATGGATGCCGACCGCCACGTTGTGGACATGCCGAACGACGCCGAAGCCGTGAAGCAGTTCATTGCCGAGCAAGCTGAACAGGCGGAGAAAGCAGAGTAG
- a CDS encoding CYTH and CHAD domain-containing protein, with the protein MSNQTFIEVEAKFAVDDSIAVPDLTTLSAVESAGETAHHSLSAIYYDTADLRLTRAKVTLRRRTGGKDDGWHIKLPGSTGRTELHAELSDPSTPPDELLDAVRAIIRREPLSPIAQVDNNRAETPLLDAEGRQVAEFCDDHVTAWSLLPGGQQTSWREWEVELAGELADSVDGAALLHEATSLLINRGARKSASSSKLATALGDSAAAAPLPPYMSTDGLDEDSPAKAVVDSLRVQRDRLVEWDPKVRNDEWDSVHQMRVATRELRSLLETFEGILAGDQLTHLESELKELAALLGTARDAEVVEERFVGLLDSDTTGMIDGPATEHIRGDMRREYERAHRRIVRTLDSQRYFTLLDDIDALLANPPLASDTPAGTTDTQSDGTEAGATDAATETGAPEAVPESRSSEEILYEHLERGYKKLKKRAKLAEEHYPDTSLPLHQREEYVHDVRKAAKKLRYSANAAKDSGLKAGKLSKACKELQEILGDYQDAVTSRDRIEKLAEGARQRGEDTFPYGMLYQREMTRGDKALEDYPKAVKEVKKAFKKVEPKKK; encoded by the coding sequence ATGAGCAACCAAACGTTTATCGAGGTCGAGGCTAAATTCGCCGTCGACGACAGCATCGCGGTCCCCGATCTGACCACCCTGTCCGCCGTGGAGTCCGCAGGCGAGACCGCGCATCACAGCTTGTCCGCGATCTACTACGACACCGCGGACCTGCGCCTGACCCGTGCGAAGGTCACGCTGCGTCGCCGCACCGGCGGCAAGGACGACGGCTGGCACATCAAGCTGCCGGGCTCAACCGGCCGCACGGAGCTCCACGCCGAGCTCAGCGACCCGTCCACGCCGCCCGACGAGCTTCTCGACGCCGTCCGTGCCATCATCCGCCGCGAGCCCCTCTCCCCCATCGCGCAGGTGGACAACAACCGCGCCGAGACCCCACTGCTGGACGCGGAGGGCAGGCAGGTTGCCGAGTTCTGCGACGACCACGTCACCGCGTGGTCCCTTCTGCCCGGCGGCCAGCAGACCTCTTGGCGCGAGTGGGAAGTCGAACTCGCTGGTGAGTTGGCTGATTCCGTCGACGGCGCCGCCCTGTTGCACGAGGCCACCTCACTGCTGATCAACCGCGGCGCCCGCAAGTCCGCTTCTTCCTCCAAGCTAGCCACCGCACTTGGCGATTCCGCGGCGGCAGCACCGCTCCCGCCGTACATGAGCACCGACGGCCTCGACGAGGACTCACCCGCCAAGGCTGTCGTCGACTCCCTGCGCGTTCAGCGTGACCGCCTCGTCGAATGGGACCCGAAGGTCCGCAACGACGAGTGGGATTCCGTCCACCAAATGCGCGTGGCCACACGTGAGCTGCGCAGCCTGCTGGAGACCTTCGAGGGCATCCTCGCTGGCGACCAGCTCACCCACCTCGAAAGCGAGCTGAAGGAACTCGCCGCGCTGCTGGGCACCGCCCGCGATGCCGAGGTCGTCGAGGAGCGCTTCGTCGGCCTGCTCGATTCCGACACCACCGGCATGATCGATGGCCCCGCCACCGAGCACATCCGCGGCGACATGCGCCGCGAGTACGAGCGCGCCCACCGCCGCATCGTGCGCACGCTCGATTCACAGCGCTACTTCACGCTTCTCGACGACATCGATGCCCTCCTAGCCAACCCTCCTCTCGCCTCCGACACTCCCGCCGGCACGACTGACACGCAAAGCGACGGCACCGAAGCGGGAGCCACGGATGCCGCCACCGAGACCGGGGCCCCGGAGGCTGTGCCTGAATCCCGCTCCTCCGAAGAGATCCTCTACGAGCACCTCGAGCGCGGCTACAAGAAACTGAAGAAGCGCGCCAAGCTGGCAGAGGAACATTACCCAGACACCTCGCTGCCGCTGCACCAGCGCGAGGAGTACGTTCACGACGTCCGCAAGGCCGCCAAGAAGCTGCGCTACTCCGCCAACGCCGCAAAGGACAGCGGCCTGAAGGCAGGCAAGCTGTCGAAGGCGTGCAAGGAGCTGCAGGAGATTTTGGGTGACTACCAGGACGCTGTGACATCCCGCGACCGCATCGAGAAGCTGGCCGAGGGCGCCCGCCAGCGCGGCGAGGACACTTTCCCGTACGGCATGCTCTACCAGCGCGAAATGACCCGCGGCGACAAGGCCCTCGAGGACTACCCGAAGGCCGTCAAGGAGGTAAAGAAGGCGTTCAAGAAGGTGGAGCCGAAAAAGAAATAG
- a CDS encoding galactokinase, whose translation MAVWTAPETPASDRVAQAHRSRTGTDSVHVADAPGTFVVAGENSDHFGGITIVGLTGLRAAAAVSPRDDSTISVHCEFAGATADETADCAHIAALAEQGGTEIGAEAAAGAETGANSAERTLAERFGGLVHTLVGRQMLSRDTAGMDITVVSDIPLGAGLGALHAADAALALALLGGDDEIDAAPLRTRLADIASQSARVFSHLPALRARHSAALRGREGSVSVIDYADESLTQTPHPAKAGVRILSVAPSHGAPFADESRAVERGRQFIDDACANFGVSSLRQLPNAADRVVEWVDARHHVYGTDSAPTLETARAWVDFGEAETELSASAAKALRSMRDDDFFRVIGEPEHTPGLPVPDQLIQLLQLRGARAARPAAAGMSQAALAYIPDAMADNAIADLSADGFAVVEVTLGAPARVTS comes from the coding sequence ATGGCAGTGTGGACCGCACCCGAGACTCCCGCGTCCGACCGCGTCGCCCAGGCTCACCGCAGCCGCACGGGCACCGACTCGGTCCACGTCGCGGACGCACCGGGCACCTTCGTCGTTGCTGGGGAGAATTCTGACCACTTCGGCGGGATCACCATTGTCGGGCTGACTGGCCTGCGCGCAGCCGCAGCTGTCAGTCCCCGAGACGACAGCACTATCTCCGTTCACTGCGAATTCGCGGGAGCGACCGCCGACGAGACCGCCGACTGCGCACACATTGCCGCCCTCGCCGAGCAGGGCGGCACAGAAATTGGCGCGGAAGCTGCCGCAGGCGCAGAAACTGGCGCGAACAGTGCGGAGCGCACGCTGGCAGAGCGGTTCGGGGGGCTGGTGCACACGCTCGTCGGCAGGCAAATGCTCTCGCGCGATACCGCCGGCATGGACATCACGGTCGTGTCTGATATCCCGCTCGGGGCGGGGCTCGGGGCGCTGCACGCCGCTGATGCGGCGCTCGCGCTGGCGCTGCTCGGAGGCGATGACGAGATCGACGCGGCGCCGCTTCGTACCCGTCTGGCGGACATCGCTTCCCAGTCCGCGCGGGTCTTTTCCCATCTGCCTGCCCTGCGGGCCCGCCACTCGGCGGCGCTGCGCGGCCGCGAAGGTTCCGTGTCGGTTATCGACTATGCGGATGAATCCCTCACCCAAACCCCTCACCCGGCGAAGGCGGGGGTGCGCATTCTGTCTGTTGCGCCGTCCCACGGAGCACCGTTCGCCGATGAAAGCCGAGCGGTAGAACGCGGGCGTCAGTTCATCGACGATGCCTGTGCCAATTTCGGTGTCTCTTCCCTACGCCAGCTTCCCAACGCCGCCGACCGCGTCGTGGAGTGGGTCGACGCCCGCCACCACGTGTACGGCACCGACTCCGCCCCGACGCTGGAGACCGCCCGCGCCTGGGTCGACTTCGGCGAGGCCGAGACCGAGCTCTCCGCGTCTGCCGCAAAGGCTCTACGATCCATGCGTGACGACGATTTCTTCCGCGTCATCGGCGAGCCCGAGCACACCCCAGGCCTACCCGTTCCGGACCAGCTAATCCAGCTGCTGCAGCTGCGCGGGGCCCGCGCTGCCCGGCCGGCGGCCGCGGGCATGTCCCAGGCCGCGCTAGCATACATCCCCGATGCCATGGCCGACAACGCCATCGCGGACCTCTCGGCCGATGGTTTCGCCGTCGTGGAGGTCACGCTCGGCGCGCCCGCGCGCGTGACCAGCTAG
- a CDS encoding bifunctional [glutamine synthetase] adenylyltransferase/[glutamine synthetase]-adenylyl-L-tyrosine phosphorylase — MARSSSPSPAQLALTGAHAAEDLEKIGWSDNDILYTLGGSGNPDLTLNTSFRLAEALEDSYGDLLQELISDEVLRVRLFALLGGSTALGDHLVAHPEEWKLLAQPLPSSEEIFQAMLGAVGAEPVEGDPTASISMAGPGTYRAAQSGPDAKRALKDAYRTLVMRVAAADLAGTYSAFKGYGAEQDELSYNEVTELLTTIADAALTAALAVAVRSVYGDEEYDGKLAVIAMGKCGARELNYISDVDVIFVAEPADARATRVASEMTSVGNSAFFDVDPNLRPEGKSGALVRTLDSHEAYYKRWAETWEFQALLKARPMTGNMELGQAYYDRLRPMVWESSQRDSFVDDVQAMRRRVLSNVPEDMRSRELKLGTGGLRDAEFAVQLLQLVHGRIDDSVQTQNTVESIEALSAGGYIGREDAADLVEAYEFLRLLEHRLQLHRFKRTHTLPADDDTENRRWLALTSGFISSPKRSAVDELDLRLKKERKKITDLHSRLFYRPLLNSIAEMSVGEAQLGADAAKTRLKALGYTHPDRAYEHLSALARGTSRKARLQQILLPTLMAWLGETADPDAGLLNYRKLSEAAVDKAWFLRMLRDEGVVGERLMHILGTSPYAANLIISAPDVVKQLGDGASQPKLLDTAPDRVYKALVAATKRHDDPGKAVNVARSLRRAELARIASADLLGFMDVREVCVQLSWVWDAVLEAGLRAEVRADLLARGVEEPLARIAVIGMGRLGGQELGYGSDADVVVVAEPAEGIEESEALAWATKIVDQMRKRLSKPSGDPPLEVDLGLRPEGRSGPVVRTIASYERYYKEWGAVWEKQALLRATYVAGDREVGNAFLEAIDPFRYPKGGASEADIREIRRIKARVDNERLPRGADRATHTKLGRGALSDIEWTVQLITMMHAHEYVELHNTSTLEVLDFLITDQASAIMESSQARTLTKAWLLATSARNALVLVTGKRTDQLPGPGTQLNQVAGAAGYDPHDAQAYLDRYLKVTRRAHRVVEEVFWGEEPSFEYDD, encoded by the coding sequence ATGGCCCGCAGCAGCTCACCGTCACCTGCCCAGCTCGCGCTAACAGGGGCGCACGCCGCCGAGGACCTGGAGAAAATCGGCTGGAGCGACAACGACATCCTGTACACGCTCGGAGGCTCGGGCAACCCGGACCTCACCCTCAACACGAGTTTCCGTCTCGCGGAAGCGCTCGAAGATTCGTACGGCGACTTGCTCCAGGAGCTTATCAGCGACGAAGTGCTCCGCGTCCGCCTCTTCGCCCTTTTGGGCGGCTCCACAGCCTTAGGCGACCACTTGGTGGCTCACCCGGAGGAGTGGAAACTGCTGGCGCAGCCGCTGCCCAGCTCGGAGGAGATCTTCCAGGCCATGTTGGGTGCGGTGGGGGCGGAACCGGTTGAGGGGGACCCGACTGCGTCGATAAGCATGGCGGGGCCGGGCACCTACCGTGCGGCGCAATCCGGGCCTGACGCGAAGCGCGCGCTCAAAGATGCGTACCGCACGCTGGTGATGCGTGTCGCGGCGGCGGATCTGGCGGGCACGTATTCCGCGTTCAAAGGGTACGGTGCCGAGCAGGACGAGCTGAGCTACAACGAGGTGACGGAGCTGCTCACCACGATCGCGGACGCGGCGCTGACAGCCGCTCTCGCTGTCGCGGTGCGCTCTGTCTACGGCGACGAGGAATACGACGGAAAGCTCGCCGTGATCGCCATGGGCAAATGCGGCGCGCGGGAGCTCAACTACATCTCGGACGTGGACGTCATCTTCGTCGCCGAGCCCGCTGATGCCCGGGCGACGCGTGTGGCGAGCGAGATGACCTCGGTGGGAAATTCCGCGTTCTTCGACGTCGATCCGAACCTGCGCCCCGAGGGCAAGTCGGGCGCCTTGGTGCGCACCCTCGATTCTCACGAGGCGTACTACAAGCGCTGGGCGGAGACCTGGGAATTCCAAGCACTGCTCAAGGCGCGCCCGATGACCGGCAACATGGAGCTGGGCCAGGCCTATTACGACAGGTTGCGGCCAATGGTGTGGGAGTCCTCCCAACGCGACTCCTTCGTCGATGATGTCCAAGCGATGCGGCGCCGCGTGCTGTCGAACGTGCCCGAAGACATGCGCTCGCGCGAACTGAAGCTGGGCACCGGCGGGCTGCGCGACGCCGAATTTGCCGTTCAGCTCCTCCAGCTGGTCCACGGGCGTATCGACGACTCGGTGCAGACGCAGAACACCGTCGAATCCATCGAGGCACTCTCCGCCGGCGGCTATATCGGCCGCGAGGACGCCGCCGATCTCGTCGAGGCCTACGAATTCCTGCGCCTGCTGGAGCACCGCCTCCAGCTGCACCGCTTCAAGCGCACCCACACGCTGCCTGCCGACGATGACACAGAAAACCGCCGCTGGCTCGCCTTGACCTCCGGCTTCATCTCCTCGCCGAAGAGATCGGCGGTGGACGAGCTGGATCTGCGCCTGAAGAAAGAGCGCAAGAAGATCACAGACCTCCACTCGCGCCTGTTCTACCGCCCGCTGCTGAACTCGATCGCGGAAATGAGCGTGGGCGAGGCGCAGCTGGGTGCCGATGCTGCAAAGACCCGCTTGAAAGCGCTCGGGTACACCCACCCGGACCGCGCGTACGAGCACCTGTCCGCGCTGGCGAGGGGGACGTCACGCAAAGCGAGACTGCAGCAGATCCTGCTGCCCACCCTCATGGCGTGGCTGGGGGAGACCGCCGACCCGGATGCCGGCCTGCTCAACTACCGCAAGCTGTCTGAGGCCGCCGTGGATAAGGCGTGGTTTTTGCGCATGCTCCGCGACGAAGGCGTTGTCGGCGAGCGCCTCATGCACATCCTGGGCACCTCGCCGTACGCGGCGAATCTGATCATTTCAGCGCCCGACGTGGTCAAGCAGCTGGGCGACGGCGCGTCCCAGCCGAAACTTCTGGATACCGCCCCCGACCGCGTCTACAAAGCGCTTGTGGCCGCGACGAAGCGCCACGATGACCCTGGCAAAGCCGTCAACGTCGCACGCTCTCTGAGGCGCGCGGAGCTGGCGCGCATCGCGTCGGCGGACTTGCTCGGCTTCATGGACGTGCGCGAAGTGTGCGTGCAACTCTCATGGGTGTGGGATGCCGTGCTCGAAGCCGGTTTGCGGGCTGAGGTGCGTGCAGACCTGCTCGCCCGCGGTGTGGAAGAACCGCTTGCCCGCATCGCCGTGATCGGTATGGGGCGGCTCGGCGGACAGGAACTCGGCTACGGCTCCGATGCGGATGTCGTCGTCGTGGCGGAACCCGCAGAAGGCATCGAGGAGAGCGAGGCCCTCGCATGGGCGACGAAGATCGTCGATCAAATGCGCAAACGCCTGTCCAAGCCTTCCGGCGACCCGCCCCTGGAAGTCGATCTGGGGTTGCGGCCCGAGGGACGTTCGGGTCCCGTCGTGCGGACCATCGCCTCCTACGAGCGCTATTACAAAGAATGGGGCGCAGTGTGGGAGAAGCAGGCGCTGCTGCGCGCCACCTATGTGGCCGGCGACCGGGAGGTGGGTAACGCTTTCCTCGAGGCGATCGACCCATTCCGGTACCCGAAAGGTGGAGCGAGCGAGGCCGATATACGCGAGATCCGGAGGATCAAGGCCCGCGTGGACAACGAGCGTTTGCCCCGCGGCGCCGACCGCGCCACCCACACCAAGCTGGGGCGCGGGGCACTCAGCGACATCGAGTGGACGGTGCAGCTGATCACGATGATGCACGCCCACGAGTACGTGGAGCTGCACAACACCTCTACGCTCGAGGTACTCGATTTCCTTATCACCGACCAGGCAAGTGCCATCATGGAGAGCTCCCAGGCCCGCACGCTCACCAAAGCGTGGTTGCTGGCCACCTCCGCACGCAACGCACTAGTCCTGGTCACCGGAAAACGCACCGACCAGTTGCCCGGGCCGGGTACTCAGCTCAACCAGGTCGCCGGTGCCGCCGGGTACGACCCGCACGATGCGCAGGCATACTTGGACCGCTACCTCAAGGTCACGCGCCGGGCGCACCGGGTGGTCGAGGAGGTGTTCTGGGGTGAGGAGCCGTCCTTCGAATACGACGACTGA